Proteins encoded within one genomic window of Phototrophicus methaneseepsis:
- a CDS encoding recombinase family protein, whose product MVRRNNKRLPPKPGWAIYLRTSSEEAQNPENSQRRQRHTIERSLFERSDLPLFKEYIDNLSGRYADNRPGYQQMLEDARAGHFSYVAVENAERFGRNDTEALVAIDELHELGVAVRFADYPDLDPIDPDDRILVSLSFTLARRESIKLGQRVRGGHHAKLRAGGFVGMPPDGYVNCEQKTEALSKTEHGKYTRWVEQDPDRIFIWRLAWDLLLADHMTLDEICEELHARGYRYRSGRAFVEVKANGKRKANKNTLSNIFHNWFYAGWVVSDKAEIPPKSVRGQWKALVTTEEFERGLEILAHRNRHRVVKRKHDYLLKGLIYVELPDERKPVKLTGSTSNTRRSGGGTAYYCVPSSNINILCSTIDQQIPHELIQIQVDPELLPLIRESYTDELARKLGHLRPSEREELESALRAVDQEEARMARLFASGKITERVWDNLWAEWQDRRRTLQINLEALQKKREYHIANLDAALNIISKVGILYSRLERSDQKDLLRHMIERVVVNPEGMIIRLELLPPFSYLHLVTQRVQKTGGRAVKGKTKTSTKAGQCSDYVLSGEPPNTQNEPLVPQINIENFAQYVELTAYPQRSALEPLLTERKV is encoded by the coding sequence ATGGTTCGTCGAAATAACAAACGTTTGCCTCCCAAACCGGGCTGGGCAATTTACCTGCGAACGAGCAGTGAAGAAGCACAAAATCCAGAGAATTCACAGCGCCGTCAGCGTCATACCATTGAACGGTCATTGTTTGAGCGGTCTGATTTACCTCTGTTCAAAGAATACATTGATAATCTCAGTGGTCGTTATGCCGATAACCGTCCAGGTTACCAGCAAATGTTAGAAGATGCGCGTGCTGGTCATTTCTCGTATGTTGCGGTTGAGAATGCCGAACGTTTTGGGCGTAATGATACCGAAGCACTGGTTGCCATTGATGAATTACATGAACTTGGTGTAGCGGTACGCTTTGCTGATTATCCCGATCTCGATCCGATTGATCCTGACGACCGTATTCTTGTTAGTTTGTCCTTCACACTCGCCCGACGTGAATCCATTAAACTGGGTCAGCGCGTGAGGGGTGGACACCATGCCAAATTACGTGCAGGGGGATTTGTCGGGATGCCCCCCGATGGTTACGTGAACTGTGAGCAAAAAACAGAGGCTCTGAGCAAAACAGAGCATGGCAAATACACACGTTGGGTTGAGCAAGACCCTGACCGCATCTTCATTTGGCGGTTGGCATGGGATTTACTTCTGGCTGATCACATGACACTTGATGAAATCTGCGAAGAACTTCACGCGCGAGGTTACCGTTATCGCAGTGGGCGTGCCTTTGTAGAGGTGAAAGCGAATGGTAAACGCAAGGCAAATAAAAATACCTTATCGAATATTTTTCACAATTGGTTTTATGCAGGCTGGGTGGTGAGTGATAAAGCTGAAATCCCACCTAAATCCGTGCGCGGTCAATGGAAAGCACTGGTTACAACCGAAGAATTTGAGCGTGGCTTAGAGATCCTTGCACATCGAAATCGCCATCGTGTGGTTAAGCGCAAGCATGATTATTTACTCAAAGGCTTGATTTATGTTGAGTTACCCGATGAACGGAAACCTGTCAAGCTCACAGGTTCAACATCCAACACAAGACGTTCAGGTGGTGGTACAGCCTACTATTGTGTGCCGAGTAGCAACATCAACATTCTGTGTAGCACGATTGACCAACAGATACCACATGAGTTGATCCAGATTCAGGTTGATCCCGAACTACTTCCTCTCATCCGTGAAAGCTATACCGATGAACTGGCTCGCAAGTTAGGGCATCTACGCCCCTCTGAGCGTGAAGAGTTAGAATCTGCATTACGAGCAGTCGATCAGGAAGAAGCACGAATGGCTCGCCTGTTTGCATCTGGCAAAATTACAGAACGTGTTTGGGATAATCTATGGGCGGAATGGCAGGATCGCCGTCGCACATTGCAGATTAATCTGGAGGCGCTACAAAAGAAACGTGAATATCATATCGCGAATTTGGATGCAGCACTCAACATAATTTCAAAAGTGGGTATACTATATAGTAGGTTGGAACGTAGCGATCAAAAAGATTTGCTACGCCACATGATCGAGCGGGTTGTTGTTAACCCGGAGGGAATGATCATCCGACTGGAGTTACTCCCCCCATTCTCTTACCTGCACCTTGTTACTCAGCGGGTACAGAAAACTGGTGGTAGAGCGGTTAAGGGAAAAACAAAGACCAGCACCAAGGCTGGTCAATGTTCGGACTACGTCCTATCTGGTGAACCCCCGAATACTCAAAATGAACCTTTAGTGCCTCAAATCAATATCGAAAACTTCGCTCAGTATGTGGAATTAACAGCCTATCCTCAGCGCTCTGCTTTAGAGCCGCTTTTGACCGAACGCAAGGTTTAG
- a CDS encoding CHC2 zinc finger domain-containing protein, whose product MDTQTLKTNTDLRQIVEHDLGPASIRSGRASLYKCPFHNERKGYSLAVWADGYRCFGACDTSGDLFDWLMNYRQISFTDALEQLGTTRPNPTIQKRSPSLAHSEPPSAQWQRNACEVVDLAEETLWSSDGEPALNYLLSRGLTSAVIRDARLGYIPGDYRDWRELCGLRVPCGITIPWFAADALWAVKVRRATGFPKYVQIAGGSSHGLYGADYLRYHQTALFCEGEFDVLVARQEVGKWLCPVSLGSASNRLPARWQAELSGCSNIFVVYDNDEAGSKGADQLLKISPRFRELKLPFAKDISDYYLHGGDVYEWLADFIGDQATYPEGIRYVR is encoded by the coding sequence ATGGATACACAAACACTGAAAACAAACACCGATCTGCGCCAGATTGTGGAGCATGATCTCGGACCAGCATCCATCCGAAGCGGACGTGCTTCCTTATATAAATGTCCATTTCACAATGAGCGCAAAGGCTACAGCCTGGCGGTGTGGGCAGATGGTTATCGCTGTTTTGGTGCATGTGACACCAGTGGTGACTTGTTCGACTGGTTGATGAATTATCGCCAGATCAGTTTCACCGATGCTCTGGAACAACTTGGCACAACACGTCCGAACCCAACTATTCAGAAACGGTCACCCAGTTTAGCGCATAGCGAACCACCCTCTGCTCAATGGCAACGCAATGCCTGTGAAGTTGTGGATTTAGCAGAGGAAACACTTTGGTCTTCTGATGGTGAGCCAGCCTTAAATTATCTATTGAGTCGAGGCTTAACCAGCGCAGTTATCCGCGATGCGAGATTGGGCTATATTCCGGGAGATTACCGCGATTGGCGTGAACTATGTGGATTGCGTGTTCCTTGCGGCATTACCATCCCCTGGTTTGCGGCTGATGCACTCTGGGCAGTGAAGGTGCGCCGTGCCACAGGTTTTCCCAAATATGTACAGATTGCAGGTGGCAGTTCTCACGGATTGTATGGGGCGGATTATCTGCGCTATCACCAGACGGCTTTATTTTGCGAAGGTGAGTTTGATGTACTGGTTGCCCGGCAGGAAGTCGGTAAATGGCTTTGCCCTGTTTCTCTGGGCAGTGCTTCCAATCGCCTACCTGCTCGCTGGCAAGCTGAATTGAGTGGATGTAGCAATATCTTTGTTGTTTATGACAATGATGAAGCAGGATCAAAAGGTGCTGACCAACTCTTGAAGATTTCACCACGTTTTCGTGAATTGAAACTACCATTTGCAAAAGATATTTCGGACTACTATTTGCATGGTGGCGATGTTTATGAGTGGCTTGCTGATTTCATCGGTGATCAGGCTACCTATCCAGAAGGGATACGATATGTCCGCTAA
- a CDS encoding DUF3987 domain-containing protein, with the protein MTAYVLTPQDAYVFARALVGMDWSDVPSSPATALLLTQLDPTTPEDTKLLRRILGQDLLLEILKVDPNSDPPEVASRTRDLNIVPELPEAIQMTNRKLDGAANVGLWLNDYVEWAGSAANETPLSFHQGAGLYLIAMAIGRRLYVQTPWRQKVFPNLYLMIVAVSTYYRKSAGLSLAQEVARLAIPHMLMPQPGSPENFMSMLGGILPPNFSDIPQADRQRLEHGNRFAAQRGLLRDELSGLFKSMGRDYMAGMKELIMTLYDCPAYLDSNTNNKGLVVIRDAALSIMGAATPAELGNALSVADWFNGNLARFGLLTPEDHYEERPALLESETPTNLADRLRQLHEALPDPPQANALGESPSAEVWSLTARIWPDVHAYEQALRAMTAPDSPLDDRLRAIYGRLHVQALKVAMLLAAMDWIDLGGQARPTVEPAHWYRAQMITESWRASAHRLLADLGENEEARLENRILGLLRGQQNPVTVREIYRALRSTRKPVVEALKALETDGVILRVEAPTKPGRKSEMYTLIQAE; encoded by the coding sequence ATGACAGCCTATGTCCTTACGCCGCAGGATGCCTATGTATTTGCGAGGGCATTGGTCGGGATGGATTGGAGCGATGTGCCGTCGAGTCCTGCAACCGCCCTCCTACTGACACAACTTGATCCGACCACACCGGAAGATACGAAGTTATTGCGTCGTATCTTAGGGCAGGACTTGTTGCTGGAAATCTTGAAAGTGGATCCTAACAGTGACCCACCGGAAGTGGCTTCGCGTACACGCGATTTGAACATCGTACCGGAGTTACCCGAGGCGATCCAAATGACCAATCGAAAACTGGACGGGGCAGCCAATGTGGGACTCTGGTTGAATGATTATGTAGAGTGGGCAGGGAGTGCTGCCAATGAAACGCCGCTGTCATTTCATCAGGGTGCGGGTTTATATCTGATTGCGATGGCAATTGGTCGTCGTCTCTATGTACAAACACCGTGGCGACAGAAGGTTTTTCCGAACCTTTACCTGATGATTGTTGCGGTTTCAACCTACTATCGTAAATCGGCTGGCTTGAGCCTTGCTCAGGAGGTCGCCCGTCTTGCGATCCCACACATGCTCATGCCTCAGCCTGGCTCACCTGAGAATTTTATGTCGATGCTCGGTGGTATTTTGCCACCTAACTTCAGTGATATCCCACAGGCTGATCGCCAGCGTTTAGAGCACGGCAATCGTTTTGCGGCACAGCGTGGTTTGTTACGGGATGAGCTGTCCGGTTTATTCAAGTCGATGGGGCGAGATTACATGGCAGGCATGAAGGAACTCATCATGACGCTTTACGACTGTCCGGCATATCTGGATAGCAACACCAATAACAAAGGACTGGTGGTTATTCGCGATGCGGCACTATCAATTATGGGAGCGGCAACCCCTGCTGAATTGGGTAATGCCCTGTCAGTTGCCGATTGGTTCAATGGTAATCTGGCACGTTTTGGTTTGCTCACACCGGAAGATCATTATGAAGAACGTCCGGCACTACTCGAATCAGAAACACCGACAAATCTCGCTGACCGCCTGCGCCAATTGCACGAGGCACTTCCTGATCCACCACAAGCGAATGCGCTGGGCGAATCACCATCGGCTGAAGTCTGGTCATTGACGGCTCGTATCTGGCCTGATGTTCATGCTTATGAACAGGCATTGCGTGCCATGACCGCGCCCGATTCACCGCTGGATGATCGCTTACGTGCCATCTATGGACGTTTACATGTTCAGGCACTCAAAGTTGCCATGCTCCTGGCAGCAATGGACTGGATTGATCTTGGTGGTCAAGCTCGTCCAACGGTTGAACCTGCTCACTGGTATCGAGCGCAAATGATCACGGAAAGTTGGCGGGCATCCGCTCACCGTCTGCTAGCTGATTTAGGTGAAAACGAAGAGGCACGTCTGGAAAATCGCATTCTCGGATTGTTACGCGGACAGCAAAATCCTGTAACCGTCCGTGAAATCTATCGCGCACTGCGTTCAACCCGTAAACCTGTGGTTGAAGCTCTCAAAGCACTCGAAACCGATGGTGTGATTCTCCGTGTCGAAGCGCCAACAAAGCCCGGACGTAAATCCGAAATGTATACCCTTATTCAAGCTGAATGA